Proteins encoded within one genomic window of Ottowia sp. SB7-C50:
- a CDS encoding plasmid partitioning protein RepB C-terminal domain-containing protein yields MNKPPLGFIPEPIILTLDRILPSRRPPEGLQASRKFKQIVASMESVGLIEPLSVGKADKATGQHILLDGHMRLLALQQIGYTDAPCLIATDDESYTYNNRINRITSIQEHHMLRRAVERGVTQDRLAKALNVDISQIHKKVSLLDGICPEAVEMLKDQHFSANLGSVLRKMKPTRQVECVELMLTANNMTVAYAEALLAATPPNLLVNEKRPRKLSGVTAEQMVKMEREMGNIQNQLKLVEKSYGQDVLLLVLARGYLGKLIGNKAVLRFLSKRQPDVLAEFENIVQTVALDGK; encoded by the coding sequence ATGAACAAGCCACCGCTGGGCTTCATCCCGGAGCCGATCATCCTGACGCTGGATCGGATTCTTCCTTCGCGCAGGCCGCCGGAAGGCCTGCAGGCGTCGCGCAAGTTCAAGCAGATCGTGGCCTCGATGGAGTCCGTCGGATTGATCGAACCCTTGAGCGTGGGTAAGGCCGACAAGGCAACCGGTCAGCACATTCTGCTCGACGGGCACATGCGCCTGCTGGCGCTGCAGCAGATCGGCTATACCGACGCGCCGTGCCTGATCGCCACCGACGATGAAAGCTACACCTACAACAACCGGATAAACCGCATCACGTCCATTCAGGAACACCACATGCTCCGGCGCGCCGTCGAGCGTGGCGTCACGCAAGACCGCCTGGCCAAGGCGTTGAATGTGGACATCAGCCAGATCCACAAGAAAGTGAGCCTGCTCGACGGCATCTGCCCGGAAGCGGTCGAGATGCTGAAGGATCAACATTTCTCGGCCAACCTCGGCTCGGTGCTGCGCAAGATGAAGCCCACGCGGCAGGTCGAGTGCGTGGAACTGATGCTCACGGCCAACAACATGACCGTCGCCTACGCCGAGGCATTGCTGGCCGCGACACCGCCGAATCTGCTGGTCAACGAAAAGCGGCCCCGCAAGCTCTCCGGTGTGACAGCGGAACAGATGGTCAAGATGGAGCGCGAAATGGGAAACATCCAAAACCAACTGAAGCTGGTTGAGAAGTCCTACGGTCAGGACGTGTTGCTTTTGGTGCTGGCGCGCGGCTACCTCGGCAAGCTGATCGGCAACAAAGCAGTGCTCCGTTTTCTGTCCAAGCGCCAACCGGACGTGCTGGCCGAGTTCGAGAACATCGTCCAGACCGTAGCGCTGGACGGCAAATGA
- a CDS encoding efflux transporter outer membrane subunit: MQGCPTRPCWLPARTLISLMLVGLVTGCAVGPEFTRPEPPEASRYTVASLPAKTVSAKTPLGEAQQFRLSEDVDAQWWKKLGSPRLDVLIENAFESSPTLVAARATLRQAQELHSAQAGSTLYPQVDAGLGAQRQRMSPSALGQTGDAREFSLYNASVGVHYRLDLAGGNRRALEALAARTDYRRYELDGARLTLAANITTTAILRARLTAQISATQAMIDAQEEQITVTRTRVRLGQAAPDELLSLQTQAEQTRAGLPLLRKQLDQSEHLLATLSGQAPGSADVPGFTLDEFKLPVDLPVVLPSELVRRRPDIQAAEALLHAANADYGVAVAKLYPQINLSANLGSQALTTGALFGGGSAVWSVLGQLTQPLFNPGLPAEKRASLAALDAAAAQYQGVVLDALRNVADTLRALDHDAQSLASLAAADTYAQSSLESVKRQYALGAANYTQLLIAQQQAQQSRIGLVAAQAQRLADSVALYQSLGGGNAGIKEVASRK, encoded by the coding sequence ATGCAAGGTTGTCCTACTCGCCCTTGCTGGTTGCCTGCCAGAACGCTCATTTCATTGATGCTCGTCGGACTGGTTACTGGTTGTGCTGTCGGCCCGGAATTCACTCGTCCGGAACCGCCCGAAGCATCACGCTACACGGTTGCGTCATTACCTGCGAAAACTGTCTCAGCAAAAACACCATTGGGAGAGGCACAGCAATTCCGACTGAGTGAAGATGTGGATGCGCAGTGGTGGAAAAAACTGGGATCACCCCGGCTCGATGTGCTGATCGAGAACGCCTTTGAGAGCAGTCCAACCTTGGTGGCCGCCAGAGCCACCCTGCGTCAGGCACAGGAACTGCACTCTGCCCAGGCGGGTTCAACCCTCTATCCGCAAGTTGATGCGGGGCTCGGAGCGCAGCGCCAACGAATGAGTCCCAGCGCTCTCGGGCAGACAGGTGATGCAAGGGAATTCAGCCTCTACAACGCCAGCGTTGGAGTGCATTATCGATTGGATCTGGCAGGTGGCAATCGGCGTGCGCTGGAGGCTTTGGCTGCCCGCACCGATTATCGTCGCTACGAATTGGATGGGGCGCGCCTGACGCTTGCGGCAAACATTACCACCACGGCTATTTTGCGAGCTCGGTTGACGGCGCAAATCAGCGCCACCCAAGCCATGATCGATGCGCAGGAAGAACAGATTACCGTCACTCGAACGCGAGTGCGCTTGGGGCAAGCTGCCCCGGATGAGTTGTTGTCATTGCAGACCCAAGCCGAGCAGACGCGGGCTGGTTTGCCTTTGCTGCGCAAGCAACTCGATCAGAGCGAGCATCTGTTGGCTACGCTCAGCGGGCAAGCGCCGGGCTCGGCAGACGTTCCCGGTTTCACGCTGGACGAATTCAAACTGCCTGTTGATCTGCCCGTGGTATTGCCGTCAGAGCTGGTGCGCCGTCGGCCCGACATTCAGGCCGCTGAGGCGCTGCTGCACGCCGCGAATGCCGACTATGGCGTTGCTGTGGCCAAGCTCTACCCGCAAATCAATCTCAGCGCCAACCTCGGCTCTCAGGCACTAACGACTGGGGCGTTGTTTGGCGGTGGCTCGGCCGTGTGGAGCGTGCTGGGGCAATTGACGCAACCACTATTCAATCCGGGCTTACCTGCTGAAAAGCGCGCTTCACTGGCGGCACTGGATGCGGCTGCCGCACAATATCAAGGTGTAGTCCTTGACGCATTGCGCAACGTGGCCGATACCTTGCGTGCACTGGATCACGATGCGCAATCACTGGCATCCCTTGCTGCTGCCGACACATACGCGCAATCGTCGCTCGAATCCGTGAAACGCCAGTATGCGCTCGGTGCAGCCAATTACACGCAGCTGCTGATTGCGCAACAGCAGGCGCAGCAGAGCCGAATCGGCCTGGTGGCCGCACAAGCACAGCGCCTAGCCGATAGCGTTGCTCTGTATCAATCCCTCGGTGGGGGCAATGCAGGGATCAAGGAAGTGGCGTCACGAAAATAA
- a CDS encoding WYL domain-containing protein — protein MTQPQRVESLSHAQRERLAYIDFRLYFFGEIGRPDLIERFGVAPAGATRDLALYREIAPQNITFDGSNKIYRIGQAFSPLFDHASQRVLSALALGFGDGVNGATQPLLPCESPTALSNPRMDVLAPVCRAIHAKRPVAIRYHSMSSGESERVIVPFALVDTGPRWHVRAFDRKSGEFRDFVVTRIEAPTLLDEEPQAFERPDNDIQWTRIVELDFVPHPRLERPEIIKMDYGMTDGSIRMRVRAAVAGYMLLRWSVDCSPDHRLKEEQYRLWLSDPLALYGVENAKLAPGYQAPSSPKKR, from the coding sequence GTGACTCAACCCCAGCGCGTCGAGAGCTTGAGCCACGCCCAGCGCGAGCGGCTGGCCTACATCGACTTCCGGCTCTACTTCTTCGGTGAGATCGGTCGCCCAGACCTGATTGAGCGCTTCGGCGTGGCTCCGGCAGGGGCGACACGCGATTTGGCGCTGTACCGAGAAATCGCGCCGCAGAACATCACCTTCGACGGCAGCAACAAGATCTACCGCATCGGGCAGGCGTTCTCCCCTCTGTTCGATCACGCATCGCAGCGCGTGCTGTCGGCGCTGGCTCTGGGCTTCGGCGATGGCGTGAACGGCGCAACGCAGCCGCTGCTGCCGTGCGAGTCACCCACCGCCCTGAGCAATCCCAGGATGGATGTGTTGGCCCCGGTCTGCCGGGCGATCCACGCCAAGCGACCCGTCGCCATCCGCTACCACTCGATGAGCAGCGGAGAGTCCGAGCGGGTCATCGTGCCCTTTGCCCTGGTGGACACCGGTCCGCGTTGGCACGTCCGAGCCTTTGATCGCAAGAGCGGAGAGTTTCGGGACTTCGTCGTTACCCGTATCGAAGCGCCAACGCTGCTCGACGAGGAGCCACAGGCCTTTGAGCGGCCGGACAACGACATCCAGTGGACGCGCATCGTCGAGCTGGACTTCGTGCCGCACCCGCGCCTTGAGCGCCCCGAGATCATCAAGATGGACTACGGGATGACCGACGGCTCGATCCGGATGCGTGTGCGCGCAGCGGTAGCTGGCTACATGCTGCTGCGCTGGAGCGTGGACTGCTCGCCCGACCACCGTCTAAAGGAAGAACAGTACCGCCTGTGGCTCAGCGATCCGCTGGCGCTGTACGGCGTCGAGAACGCCAAGCTGGCTCCGGGTTACCAAGCCCCGAGCAGCCCAAAGAAGCGATAG
- a CDS encoding plasmid partitioning protein RepB C-terminal domain-containing protein has protein sequence MSRQHQTTDLQMIPVDQIAVLNPRDRNGRVFEEIVGNIKNIGLKKPVTVTPRDGLEDGKRYLLICGEGRLKAFISLGEKEIPALVVAVNDEDAFIMSLTENIARRKYSALELLMSIEQLSQQGYDKRVIAQKTGLSLDYIKGILLLFENGEERLLAAVESGRVPLNVAITIAGAGDEESVQAALQDAYESGQLRGGQLMQARRVLQRRSTLGKTLKNRPTRKGAPVTTTSLVRNYQNEVERQKLTIKKAEFTQQRLLFVIEALRQLLADEHFSNLLRAEGLDTLPKQLAERVWGGGHAA, from the coding sequence ATGAGCAGACAACATCAAACCACCGACCTGCAAATGATTCCGGTCGATCAGATCGCGGTGCTCAACCCACGCGACCGCAATGGCCGTGTGTTCGAGGAGATCGTTGGCAACATCAAGAACATCGGCCTGAAAAAACCGGTCACAGTCACGCCGCGCGACGGCCTGGAGGACGGCAAACGCTACCTGCTGATCTGCGGCGAAGGCAGGCTCAAGGCGTTCATATCACTTGGCGAGAAGGAAATTCCGGCACTGGTCGTCGCGGTCAACGATGAGGACGCTTTCATCATGAGCCTGACCGAGAACATCGCCCGCCGAAAATACAGCGCGCTGGAACTGCTGATGAGCATCGAGCAGTTGAGCCAACAGGGTTACGACAAGCGGGTCATTGCCCAGAAGACCGGCCTGAGTCTCGACTACATCAAGGGTATTCTGCTTCTCTTCGAGAACGGCGAGGAGCGCCTGCTGGCCGCTGTGGAGTCGGGACGGGTTCCACTCAATGTCGCCATCACCATCGCAGGCGCGGGCGATGAAGAGTCTGTGCAAGCCGCATTGCAGGATGCTTACGAAAGCGGTCAGCTGCGCGGCGGGCAACTGATGCAGGCGCGGCGTGTATTGCAGCGGCGCAGCACCCTTGGCAAGACGCTGAAAAACCGACCCACGCGCAAGGGGGCGCCTGTCACGACCACCAGTCTGGTGCGCAACTATCAGAACGAGGTCGAGCGGCAGAAACTGACCATCAAGAAAGCCGAGTTCACGCAGCAGCGCCTGCTGTTCGTGATCGAAGCGCTACGCCAGCTGCTGGCTGACGAGCATTTTTCCAATCTGCTGCGAGCCGAAGGCTTGGACACCTTGCCCAAGCAGCTGGCAGAACGCGTCTGGGGCGGAGGTCACGCGGCATGA
- a CDS encoding DUF262 domain-containing HNH endonuclease family protein, which yields MAKTLEAHDKLIREIFEGSYQFEIPDYQRPYAWTTEQATELFDDLYSAMQDARVSGASSQYFLGSIVLIKNDRDPKSSVVDGQQRLSTLTMLFAVLRTVMPDAADDITDFLYKKGKVSLGEKNEYRLTAREEDADFFRTNIQEPGGIAQLVASTDKLKDSRLRYRENATLLLEKAKALPPADLIALWQFLANDCSLVVISTPDLEAAYRIFSVLNNRGLDLAPIDIIKAQVLGLIRTTAGDIKSRAYAKEWSRIESSLGRDAFGDLFGHIRSIYAKKKQKYILVKEFQEHVTEYKTPIDLVDKVIKPYAEVWDFVRDADFEATEHAETINEHLSWLNRVDFKDWVPPALVYFKRFRQQPKLLAEFFQSLERLTYFLLVTKVGINERIETYAALTKEIEPEAFKGDLAALTTLTLTDAQKRKFVAALDGDVYDDLPKARMALVLRLESLVRAPGVQLQDAVSLEHVLPQTPPDGSDWIKWFPDEDERDGWTHRLANLVPLDRNKNSSASNYDFAKKKDAYFRGKGKASPFVLTQEVRSENEWTPTLLAERQKRLVGVLKDHWNLAVSTGTAAS from the coding sequence ATGGCCAAGACACTTGAAGCTCACGACAAACTGATCCGGGAGATCTTCGAAGGCAGCTACCAGTTCGAGATTCCGGACTACCAGCGCCCCTACGCCTGGACAACCGAGCAGGCCACAGAGTTGTTCGATGATCTGTATTCGGCGATGCAGGACGCGCGCGTCTCCGGAGCCAGCAGCCAATACTTCCTCGGTAGCATTGTTCTGATCAAAAATGACCGTGACCCGAAGTCATCGGTGGTCGATGGCCAGCAGCGCTTGTCCACGCTCACGATGCTTTTTGCTGTGCTGCGCACCGTGATGCCGGATGCGGCAGATGACATCACCGACTTCCTCTATAAAAAGGGCAAGGTCAGTCTGGGCGAGAAGAACGAGTACCGCCTGACAGCTCGCGAAGAGGATGCCGACTTCTTCCGCACCAACATTCAGGAACCGGGTGGCATCGCACAGCTGGTCGCCAGTACGGACAAGCTGAAAGACAGCCGTCTGCGTTACCGTGAAAACGCCACGCTGCTGCTCGAAAAGGCCAAGGCGCTTCCGCCTGCCGACCTCATTGCGCTGTGGCAGTTCCTCGCCAACGACTGCTCGCTGGTTGTCATCTCCACGCCCGACCTCGAAGCCGCATACCGCATCTTCTCCGTACTCAACAACCGGGGACTCGACCTCGCGCCTATCGACATCATCAAGGCGCAGGTCCTTGGCCTGATCCGCACTACGGCAGGCGACATCAAGAGCCGCGCCTACGCAAAAGAGTGGAGCCGGATCGAAAGTTCGCTGGGCCGCGACGCCTTCGGTGACCTGTTTGGCCACATCCGCAGCATTTACGCCAAGAAGAAGCAGAAGTACATCCTGGTCAAGGAGTTCCAGGAGCACGTCACCGAGTACAAGACCCCCATCGACCTCGTCGACAAGGTCATCAAACCCTACGCCGAAGTGTGGGACTTCGTGCGCGATGCCGACTTCGAGGCCACCGAACACGCCGAGACGATCAACGAACACCTGTCCTGGCTCAACCGCGTGGACTTCAAGGACTGGGTGCCCCCGGCACTGGTCTACTTCAAGCGTTTCCGGCAGCAACCCAAACTACTCGCAGAGTTTTTCCAGTCACTGGAACGCCTGACCTATTTCCTGTTGGTCACAAAGGTGGGCATCAATGAGCGCATAGAAACCTACGCTGCGCTCACCAAGGAAATTGAACCGGAGGCCTTCAAGGGAGATCTGGCTGCGCTCACCACGCTGACACTGACAGACGCGCAAAAGCGCAAGTTCGTCGCGGCACTCGATGGAGACGTTTACGACGATCTGCCCAAGGCACGGATGGCGCTGGTCTTGCGCCTTGAGTCCTTGGTGCGCGCCCCCGGCGTGCAGCTCCAAGATGCAGTGTCTCTGGAGCACGTTCTGCCGCAAACCCCGCCCGACGGTTCGGACTGGATCAAGTGGTTCCCGGATGAAGACGAGCGCGATGGCTGGACGCACCGCCTGGCCAATCTGGTTCCGCTGGATAGGAACAAGAACTCGTCTGCAAGCAACTACGACTTTGCCAAGAAGAAGGACGCCTACTTCAGGGGCAAAGGCAAGGCGTCTCCCTTCGTGCTGACGCAGGAAGTCAGATCAGAGAACGAGTGGACGCCCACGCTTCTGGCCGAACGCCAGAAACGCCTTGTGGGCGTCCTCAAAGACCATTGGAATCTCGCAGTCTCCACAGGCACGGCGGCGAGCTGA
- a CDS encoding ABC transporter ATP-binding protein: MVENTGKGIHIEGLSKRYGEGDTAVLALKDVNMHVAPGEVVGLIGPSGSGKSTLLKCLGAVIDPTAGRMVLGDETIFDNGWKVRDLRALRRDKIGFVFQAPYLIPFLDVTDNVALLPMLAGLPNEEARVRALELLTALDVQHRAKAMPSQLSGGEQQRVAIARGLVNRPPVILADEPTAPLDSVRAMAVIRILNDMAKRFETAVIVVTHDEKIIPTFKRIYHIRDGITHEEAGEGRSFD, encoded by the coding sequence ATGGTAGAAAATACTGGAAAGGGCATTCACATCGAGGGGCTATCCAAGCGCTACGGCGAAGGCGATACGGCAGTTCTGGCCTTGAAGGACGTGAATATGCACGTCGCTCCCGGCGAAGTCGTCGGCCTGATCGGGCCTTCGGGTTCAGGCAAAAGCACCCTGCTCAAATGCCTTGGTGCGGTGATCGACCCGACCGCCGGTCGCATGGTGTTGGGTGATGAAACCATCTTTGACAATGGCTGGAAAGTGCGCGATTTGCGGGCGCTGCGCCGCGACAAGATTGGCTTCGTATTTCAGGCACCGTATCTGATCCCGTTTCTGGATGTCACCGACAACGTCGCGCTGCTGCCGATGTTGGCGGGCCTTCCTAATGAGGAGGCGCGCGTCCGGGCGTTGGAGCTGCTGACGGCGTTGGACGTGCAACATCGCGCCAAAGCCATGCCGTCCCAGCTCTCCGGCGGCGAGCAGCAGCGCGTCGCCATTGCGCGCGGGTTGGTCAATCGGCCGCCAGTGATTTTGGCCGATGAACCCACCGCGCCATTGGATTCGGTACGTGCAATGGCGGTGATTCGCATCCTTAACGACATGGCCAAGCGCTTCGAGACCGCTGTCATCGTCGTGACCCACGATGAAAAAATCATCCCAACCTTCAAGCGCATTTACCACATCCGCGACGGCATCACCCACGAGGAAGCAGGTGAGGGGCGCAGTTTCGACTGA
- a CDS encoding cytochrome c, giving the protein MVLAGSAMADSGLSTEATKPLALRGVMERLGRDMQAATGAISKEDWVLVAALAPKIASHAEPPLPEKVRILSWLGSDAGRFRGFDGQAHDAATAMGEAAKRRDGQAVIAAFAKVQQSCLGCHQSFRQPFVEHFYGSR; this is encoded by the coding sequence ATGGTGCTGGCCGGTTCCGCGATGGCAGACAGTGGATTGTCTACCGAGGCGACAAAGCCCTTGGCGCTACGCGGCGTCATGGAAAGACTTGGGCGAGATATGCAAGCCGCCACGGGAGCGATATCGAAGGAGGACTGGGTGCTGGTTGCAGCGCTTGCGCCCAAGATCGCCAGTCACGCCGAACCGCCCTTGCCAGAAAAGGTACGCATCCTCTCGTGGCTTGGCAGCGATGCTGGAAGGTTTCGTGGTTTTGATGGACAGGCTCACGACGCGGCGACGGCAATGGGAGAAGCCGCCAAGCGTCGTGACGGCCAGGCCGTAATTGCCGCCTTTGCCAAAGTGCAGCAAAGCTGCCTCGGCTGTCATCAGAGCTTCCGCCAACCTTTCGTGGAGCATTTCTATGGAAGCCGTTAA
- a CDS encoding efflux RND transporter periplasmic adaptor subunit — MKFPRLQRRTLALIAVIVPLLLLFIYVAARSGPLAPTEVTVSTVESRTVSPALFGIGTVQARYTYKIGPTFAGRLKRLDVHVGDVVKAGQVLGEMDAVDLDDRIVAQQAAIKSSEAALKQASAKQDFAQTQASRYEQLLAVRGTSEESTAIKRQELAIANAALTAAREDAVRLRADLEALRAQRGNLRLIAPVAGLVATRDADPGTTVVAGQAVVEVIDPTSLWIETRFDQISANGLAPGLPTKITLRSRQSNVLAGRVMRIEPRADAVTEETLAKIIFDTPPTPLPPLGELAEITVRLDELPAAPTIPNASLRTVNGKRGVWKLVNGDLTFVPLTLGRADLDGHVQVANGLAAGDRVVVYSDKILSAKSRIHIVERLAGVSP, encoded by the coding sequence ATGAAATTTCCACGCCTGCAACGCCGCACACTGGCACTTATCGCTGTCATCGTGCCGCTCCTGTTGCTATTCATTTATGTGGCCGCGCGATCCGGGCCGTTGGCTCCGACCGAAGTCACAGTCAGCACGGTCGAGTCCCGGACGGTCTCCCCGGCGCTGTTCGGTATCGGCACGGTACAAGCACGCTACACCTACAAAATCGGCCCTACCTTTGCCGGGCGCCTCAAGCGACTGGATGTGCATGTCGGCGATGTGGTCAAGGCCGGTCAGGTACTCGGAGAGATGGACGCGGTGGATCTGGATGATCGCATCGTCGCACAGCAGGCAGCGATCAAGAGCTCAGAAGCCGCTTTGAAGCAGGCTTCGGCCAAGCAGGATTTTGCGCAGACGCAAGCAAGCCGTTATGAGCAGTTGCTGGCGGTACGCGGCACCAGTGAAGAAAGCACCGCAATCAAGCGTCAGGAATTGGCCATTGCAAATGCTGCCCTAACTGCTGCGCGTGAAGATGCTGTTCGCTTGCGTGCAGATTTGGAGGCATTGCGCGCGCAGCGCGGCAATCTGCGTTTGATTGCCCCGGTGGCCGGGCTGGTGGCCACCCGCGATGCCGATCCGGGCACCACGGTGGTCGCGGGGCAAGCAGTGGTTGAAGTCATTGATCCGACCAGTCTGTGGATAGAGACGCGGTTCGATCAAATCAGTGCCAATGGGTTGGCACCGGGCTTGCCTACCAAGATTACTCTGCGTTCACGCCAGTCAAACGTTCTTGCTGGCCGGGTGATGCGCATCGAGCCGCGTGCTGACGCAGTGACGGAAGAAACGCTGGCGAAAATCATTTTCGATACGCCACCAACTCCCCTCCCTCCTTTGGGCGAGTTGGCCGAGATCACTGTGCGACTGGATGAATTGCCCGCAGCGCCGACGATTCCCAATGCCTCCTTGCGCACCGTCAATGGCAAGCGTGGCGTATGGAAACTGGTAAATGGCGATCTGACATTTGTGCCACTCACACTGGGACGTGCTGATCTCGACGGCCATGTGCAGGTAGCCAATGGATTGGCGGCGGGTGATCGTGTCGTCGTCTACAGCGACAAAATCCTCAGCGCGAAGAGCCGAATTCACATCGTCGAGCGCTTGGCTGGAGTTTCGCCATGA
- a CDS encoding TetR/AcrR family transcriptional regulator codes for MSSHSKHLPAEERRAATVEAVVELAAEQNPSDITTTAIAQRMGLTQGALFRHFPTKDAILESVMDWVAERLLARVDKAAASATSPMAALEAVFMAHIDFVAEHPGVPRMLFGELQRPGDTLPKKMVQALIRRYGERLQHLLEAGKTQGELHAQLDIEAASVSFIGSIQGLVMQSLLAGDVTRMRRDAVGVFAIYRRGIGHVGSAS; via the coding sequence ATGAGCAGTCATTCCAAGCATCTCCCTGCCGAAGAGCGTCGAGCGGCCACGGTTGAGGCGGTTGTCGAACTTGCCGCCGAACAGAATCCGAGCGACATCACGACCACTGCCATTGCACAACGCATGGGGCTGACCCAAGGCGCGCTATTTCGTCATTTTCCGACCAAGGACGCGATTCTGGAATCCGTGATGGACTGGGTGGCCGAGCGTCTGCTCGCCCGTGTCGACAAAGCAGCGGCAAGTGCGACATCGCCGATGGCGGCGCTGGAAGCTGTGTTTATGGCGCACATCGACTTTGTTGCCGAACATCCAGGCGTACCACGGATGCTCTTTGGCGAATTGCAGCGCCCGGGCGATACCTTGCCCAAGAAGATGGTGCAGGCATTGATTCGCCGCTACGGCGAGCGGCTGCAGCACCTGCTCGAGGCAGGCAAGACACAAGGGGAGTTGCATGCACAACTGGACATCGAGGCAGCCTCGGTGTCGTTCATCGGATCGATTCAGGGCCTGGTGATGCAGTCTTTGTTAGCCGGTGACGTCACGCGCATGCGTCGTGACGCAGTGGGTGTATTTGCGATTTATCGGCGAGGAATCGGCCACGTCGGGAGCGCATCATGA
- a CDS encoding ABC transporter permease: MISLAGRDILHAWGKFIFTGVGLGLLIGVTLTMAGVYRGMVDDGKVLLDNSGADLWVVQKDTLGPYAESSSIPDDVWRSIRTMPGVAEAANVTYLTMQVARQSNAGDQDVRAMVVGITAGEAGTPGWPPQLVAGRQITRGHYEAVADIAAGFQLGDVLKIRRNHYTVVGLTRRMVSSSGDPMVFIPLKDAQEAQFLKDNDAILMQRRRTEANPAFNRPGVPGLLDAVIASQTSNSSVNAVLVRIQPEFSQEEVAEPIRRWKRLTVYDRAQMESILVGKLIATSAKQIGMFLVILALVSAAIVAFIIYTLTMDKIREIAVLKLIGTRNRTIAGMILQQALVLGVIGFVVGKISATFAAPLFPKYVLLTPVDSVLGFFAVLVICVLSSIVAIRMALKVDPAEAIGG, encoded by the coding sequence ATGATCAGCCTCGCCGGGCGCGACATTCTCCATGCATGGGGAAAGTTCATCTTTACCGGCGTCGGATTGGGGCTCTTGATCGGCGTGACCCTCACGATGGCGGGTGTGTATCGCGGCATGGTCGACGACGGCAAGGTACTGCTCGACAACAGTGGCGCGGATCTGTGGGTAGTGCAAAAAGACACGCTCGGCCCCTACGCCGAATCTTCCAGCATTCCCGATGATGTGTGGCGCAGCATCCGCACCATGCCGGGCGTGGCAGAAGCAGCCAATGTCACCTATCTCACGATGCAGGTCGCAAGACAATCGAATGCAGGCGACCAGGATGTGCGTGCGATGGTGGTCGGCATCACCGCCGGTGAGGCAGGAACACCAGGGTGGCCGCCACAGCTTGTCGCCGGTCGGCAGATCACGCGTGGCCATTATGAGGCGGTCGCGGATATCGCTGCCGGCTTTCAGTTGGGAGATGTTCTGAAAATTCGCCGCAACCACTACACGGTGGTTGGCCTCACGCGCCGTATGGTGTCATCAAGCGGTGACCCGATGGTGTTCATCCCGCTCAAGGATGCACAGGAAGCCCAGTTTCTCAAGGACAACGATGCGATTCTGATGCAACGTCGGCGCACCGAAGCCAACCCGGCTTTCAACCGCCCCGGTGTGCCGGGGCTGCTCGATGCCGTGATCGCCTCACAGACCAGCAACAGCTCGGTCAACGCCGTGTTGGTGCGTATCCAGCCCGAATTCTCACAGGAAGAAGTGGCCGAACCGATCCGCCGCTGGAAGCGACTCACCGTGTATGACCGCGCCCAGATGGAATCCATATTGGTGGGCAAATTGATTGCCACATCGGCCAAGCAGATCGGCATGTTTCTGGTGATTCTGGCATTGGTCAGCGCCGCCATTGTTGCTTTCATCATCTACACGCTGACGATGGACAAGATACGAGAAATTGCGGTACTGAAGCTCATCGGTACGCGTAACCGCACCATCGCTGGGATGATTCTGCAGCAAGCCTTGGTGCTGGGTGTGATCGGCTTTGTGGTCGGAAAAATCAGCGCCACCTTTGCCGCCCCGCTGTTCCCCAAGTATGTGTTGTTAACACCGGTCGATTCAGTCTTGGGATTTTTCGCCGTGTTGGTCATCTGCGTACTGTCCAGCATCGTTGCCATCCGCATGGCGCTCAAGGTCGATCCGGCCGAAGCGATCGGAGGCTGA